A single region of the Desulfovibrio sp. ZJ209 genome encodes:
- the era gene encoding GTPase Era encodes MSEAENTPGFRCGWVAIAGPPNAGKSTLLNALLGQKVTIVTPKPQTTRNQIVGIFTDSRAQIIFMDTPGVAQLRGHLSKSMIQAVWQSLNQANVILLVLDAHLYIRHPEYLDRDLGALGQAIAEEERPTIVVPNKVDVFGDKSRMLPLLTRAHELWPRAEIFPVSAQNGDGLVELRELIESKLPVGPAQFPEDQVSTAPLRFMAAEIIREKLFLYLHQEVPYGVAVEVESWQEDPERGLTVIHAVIYVARPTYKSMVIGKGGAGIKKIGSEARKEIAELIDGKVHLELWVKVRENWTEDAAFLRELEQSSGGSGE; translated from the coding sequence ATGAGCGAAGCAGAAAACACCCCCGGGTTCCGCTGCGGCTGGGTGGCCATCGCCGGCCCCCCCAATGCCGGCAAGTCCACCCTGCTCAACGCGCTTCTGGGCCAGAAAGTGACCATTGTCACGCCCAAGCCGCAGACCACGCGCAACCAGATCGTGGGCATCTTCACCGACTCCCGCGCGCAGATCATCTTCATGGATACGCCCGGCGTGGCGCAATTGCGCGGGCACCTGAGCAAGTCCATGATCCAGGCGGTATGGCAGAGCCTCAACCAGGCCAATGTCATCCTGCTCGTGCTCGACGCGCATCTCTATATCCGCCATCCCGAATATCTCGACCGCGACCTCGGGGCGCTCGGCCAGGCCATCGCGGAAGAGGAGCGGCCCACCATCGTGGTGCCCAACAAGGTGGACGTTTTCGGCGACAAGAGCCGCATGCTGCCCCTGCTCACGCGGGCGCACGAGCTGTGGCCGCGCGCCGAGATTTTCCCGGTCTCCGCGCAGAACGGCGACGGCCTCGTGGAACTTCGGGAGCTCATCGAGTCCAAACTGCCCGTGGGGCCGGCGCAGTTCCCCGAAGACCAGGTCTCCACGGCGCCCCTGCGCTTCATGGCCGCGGAGATCATCCGTGAAAAGCTCTTCCTCTACCTGCACCAGGAAGTGCCCTACGGCGTCGCCGTGGAGGTGGAAAGCTGGCAGGAAGACCCGGAGCGCGGCCTCACGGTCATCCACGCCGTCATCTATGTGGCGCGGCCGACGTACAAGTCCATGGTCATCGGCAAGGGCGGCGCGGGCATCAAGAAGATCGGCAGCGAGGCCCGCAAGGAGATCGCCGAGCTCATAGACGGCAAGGTGCACCTTGAGCTCTGGGTGAAGGTGCGCGAAAACTGGACGGAAGACGCGGCCTTTTTGCGCGAGCTCGAGCAGTCCTCCGGGGGGAGCGGGGAATGA
- a CDS encoding YggS family pyridoxal phosphate-dependent enzyme: MTPEDLAGRLLKVRESLARACRDNGRRPEDVLLVAVSKFHPASDIAAVAAAGQRDFGENYVQEALEKRAELADDPAAARIRWHMIGHVQSRKAAQVAGAFVLIHTLDSVKLADALERRLAVTGQLQPVLMEINIGAEPQKAGVMPEAAEALGAHVLAACPHLELRGLMCLPPVFDAGEAARPYFARLRRLGEDLRSSLGVAMPELSMGMSGDFAAAVAEGATIVRIGTDIFGPRPLKAPAPVA, translated from the coding sequence ATGACCCCGGAGGATCTCGCCGGGCGCCTGCTCAAGGTGCGCGAGAGCCTGGCCCGGGCCTGCCGGGACAATGGCCGCCGGCCGGAAGATGTGCTGCTCGTGGCCGTGTCCAAGTTCCACCCCGCTTCGGACATCGCGGCCGTGGCCGCGGCCGGCCAGCGGGATTTTGGCGAGAACTACGTCCAGGAGGCGCTGGAAAAGCGGGCCGAGCTCGCGGACGACCCGGCGGCCGCGCGCATCCGCTGGCACATGATCGGCCATGTGCAAAGCCGCAAGGCCGCGCAGGTGGCCGGGGCCTTCGTGCTCATCCACACGCTCGACTCGGTGAAGCTGGCCGACGCGCTGGAGCGGCGCCTCGCCGTCACCGGCCAGCTCCAGCCGGTGCTCATGGAGATCAATATCGGCGCCGAGCCGCAGAAGGCCGGCGTCATGCCCGAGGCTGCCGAGGCGCTGGGCGCGCATGTGCTCGCCGCCTGCCCGCACCTCGAATTGCGCGGGCTCATGTGCCTGCCCCCGGTCTTTGACGCGGGCGAGGCGGCGCGGCCCTATTTCGCGCGCTTGAGGCGCCTCGGCGAAGACTTGCGCTCCAGCCTCGGCGTCGCCATGCCCGAGCTCTCCATGGGCATGAGCGGCGATTTTGCGGCGGCGGTGGCCGAGGGCGCCACCATCGTGCGCATCGGCACGGATATTTTCGGGCCGCGGCCCCTGAAGGCGCCCGCGCCCGTGGCATGA